The Roseococcus microcysteis genome contains a region encoding:
- a CDS encoding Bug family tripartite tricarboxylate transporter substrate binding protein yields MPTRRRLILASPFLAAPALAQGQWSPERPVRFIVPFPAGGSSDTQARLIAEPLARALGQPVVIENRPGAGGVIGATEAARAAPDGHTLFIATTGTHAANVSLYSRLAYDPVRDFAPVTMVADYAQFIGVGPEWPASPQRSLEGLVAALRADASKRSFASSGNGSPTHLAGEMFGHLFGIPMEHVPYRGQALAVADVIAGRVPLMFPSIADVLGQIRAGRVTPLATMAPTRSSAIPDVPTTAELGHPSLVSSIWTAIFLRAGSPPAAVARMNAEIVRILAAPELAQRLGEAGFGVQSSTPEELARFQQAEITRWAEVVRISGARLD; encoded by the coding sequence ATGCCCACGCGCCGCCGCCTGATCCTGGCCTCGCCCTTTCTTGCCGCGCCGGCCCTGGCGCAGGGCCAATGGTCGCCGGAACGGCCCGTGCGCTTCATCGTGCCCTTCCCGGCGGGCGGCAGCAGCGACACCCAGGCGCGGCTGATCGCGGAACCCCTGGCCCGCGCGTTGGGCCAGCCCGTGGTCATCGAGAACCGGCCGGGCGCCGGCGGCGTGATCGGCGCGACCGAGGCGGCGCGCGCGGCACCCGATGGGCACACGCTTTTCATCGCCACCACCGGCACCCATGCGGCCAATGTCTCGCTCTATTCGCGCCTCGCTTATGACCCGGTGCGGGACTTCGCGCCGGTGACGATGGTGGCGGACTACGCGCAGTTCATCGGCGTGGGGCCGGAATGGCCGGCGTCGCCGCAGCGCAGCCTGGAGGGGCTGGTGGCCGCGCTGCGGGCGGATGCGAGCAAGCGCTCCTTCGCCTCCTCCGGCAATGGTTCGCCCACGCATCTGGCGGGCGAGATGTTCGGGCATCTCTTCGGCATCCCGATGGAGCATGTGCCCTATCGCGGCCAGGCGCTGGCGGTGGCGGACGTGATCGCGGGGCGCGTGCCGCTGATGTTCCCCTCCATCGCGGATGTGCTGGGGCAGATCCGCGCCGGCCGTGTCACGCCGCTGGCCACCATGGCGCCCACGCGCAGCAGCGCCATCCCGGATGTGCCCACCACGGCGGAGCTGGGGCACCCTTCGCTGGTCAGTTCCATCTGGACGGCCATCTTCCTGCGCGCCGGTTCGCCCCCCGCGGCCGTGGCACGGATGAACGCCGAGATCGTGCGCATCCTGGCCGCGCCCGAGCTGGCGCAGCGGCTGGGCGAGGCGGGCTTCGGCGTGCAGTCCTCGACGCCGGAGGAACTGGCGCGCTTCCAGCAGGCCGAAATCACGCGCTGGGCGGAGGTGGTGCGGATTTCGGGCGCGCGGCTGGATTGA
- a CDS encoding alpha/beta fold hydrolase encodes MPSLERDGATLWWDRRGDPSKPDLVLASGLGGTHGWWTPQFEEWGKHFHLLVFDQRGTGHSSRVPVASVWQMADDLAAVLDAAGVERPLYLGHSTGGAIGVALALRRPGVFRRMVVYASTTHGDAYRRKLLGLRRMLMDRAGMDAYARYTTLLLHPPYFINANAERLDADEQAAAAALGEPEVQGSRLQAILDFDPRAELPGLDVPMLVVCTDDDILTPRYFSEELAALVPGARAHFEPRGGHALSRTEPARFGEIVLPFLKE; translated from the coding sequence ATGCCCAGCCTGGAACGCGACGGCGCCACCCTCTGGTGGGACCGGCGGGGTGACCCGTCCAAGCCCGACCTGGTGCTGGCCTCGGGCCTGGGCGGCACCCATGGCTGGTGGACGCCGCAATTCGAGGAATGGGGGAAGCATTTCCACCTGCTGGTGTTCGACCAGCGCGGCACGGGCCATTCCTCGCGCGTGCCGGTGGCCTCGGTCTGGCAGATGGCGGACGACCTTGCCGCCGTGCTGGACGCGGCGGGGGTGGAGCGGCCGCTCTATCTCGGCCACTCCACCGGCGGCGCCATCGGCGTGGCGCTGGCGCTGCGGCGGCCGGGCGTGTTCCGGCGCATGGTGGTCTATGCCAGCACCACCCATGGCGACGCCTATCGCCGGAAGCTGCTGGGGCTGCGCCGCATGCTGATGGACCGCGCGGGCATGGACGCCTATGCGCGCTACACCACCCTGCTGCTGCACCCGCCCTATTTCATCAACGCCAATGCCGAACGCCTGGACGCCGACGAACAGGCCGCCGCGGCCGCGCTGGGCGAGCCGGAGGTGCAGGGCAGCCGGTTGCAGGCCATCCTGGACTTCGACCCGCGCGCGGAACTGCCGGGGCTGGATGTGCCCATGCTGGTGGTCTGCACCGATGATGACATCCTGACGCCCCGCTACTTCTCGGAAGAACTCGCCGCGCTGGTGCCCGGCGCGCGCGCGCATTTCGAGCCGCGCGGTGGCCATGCCCTCTCCCGCACCGAGCCCGCCCGCTTCGGCGAGATCGTCCTGCCCTTCCTCAAGGAGTGA
- a CDS encoding ABC transporter permease codes for MLAYVLKRLLVALPTLLLVAASVFFLMRLIPGDPATVILGDAATPEAVADLRLAYGLDRPVLVQFALWIERALAGDLGRSITSGEAVGPLILARFQVTAAIVFASVGIAVLLAVPLGMLAAWKQNSWGDVAAVAAATFLLSIPSFWLGLIFLLVFGLWLGWVPVVGYVTFAEDFWGALHYIALPVVTLALIETGVLIRMARASTVEVLRLDYIAHARAKGVPEWRVLARHAFPNAFAPTLTLIGLIMGSLLGGIAVIETVFTLPGLGRLLVEAIFARDYPVIQGVMLFIAVIYVVVNLIVDLLYPVFDPRVTAG; via the coding sequence GTGCTCGCCTATGTCCTGAAGCGCCTGCTCGTCGCCCTGCCCACCTTGCTGCTGGTGGCGGCAAGCGTCTTCTTCCTCATGCGCCTCATCCCCGGCGACCCGGCGACGGTGATCCTGGGCGATGCGGCGACGCCGGAGGCGGTGGCCGACCTGCGCCTGGCCTATGGGCTGGACCGGCCGGTGCTGGTGCAGTTCGCCCTCTGGATCGAACGCGCGCTGGCGGGTGATCTCGGGCGTTCCATCACGAGCGGCGAGGCGGTGGGGCCGCTCATCCTCGCCCGCTTCCAGGTGACGGCGGCCATCGTCTTCGCCTCGGTGGGCATCGCGGTGCTGCTGGCCGTTCCGCTGGGCATGCTGGCGGCGTGGAAGCAGAATTCCTGGGGCGATGTGGCGGCGGTGGCGGCCGCGACCTTCCTGCTCTCCATCCCCTCCTTCTGGCTGGGCCTGATCTTCCTGCTGGTGTTCGGGCTGTGGCTCGGCTGGGTGCCGGTGGTGGGCTATGTCACCTTCGCCGAGGATTTCTGGGGTGCGCTGCACTACATCGCCCTGCCGGTGGTCACGCTGGCGCTGATCGAGACGGGCGTGCTGATCCGCATGGCGCGCGCCTCCACCGTCGAGGTGCTGCGGCTGGACTACATCGCCCATGCGCGCGCCAAGGGCGTGCCCGAATGGCGCGTGCTGGCGCGCCACGCCTTTCCCAACGCCTTCGCGCCGACGCTGACGCTGATCGGCCTCATCATGGGCAGCCTGCTGGGCGGCATCGCAGTGATCGAGACGGTCTTCACCCTGCCCGGCCTGGGGCGCCTGCTGGTGGAGGCCATCTTCGCGCGCGACTACCCCGTCATCCAGGGCGTGATGCTCTTCATCGCGGTGATCTATGTGGTGGTGAATTTGATCGTGGACCTGCTCTATCCGGTCTTCGACCCGCGCGTGACGGCGGGCTGA
- the epmA gene encoding EF-P lysine aminoacylase EpmA, with product MPHWSPERLAARLPFLDTRARLTAETRAWLTARGYREVETPCLVPAPGMEVHLRGFRTAFEPHLGAGAAQPLWLRTSPELALKRLLVAGAGPVFELARVWRNGEVGRTHAPEFTMLEWYRPGLALDGLMDEAEALVRALCPPRVAHNGVETDLTLPFERITCAEAFTRWVGLDLLASIRPDGSGDAAALGARPGESWEDAFFRLLLDHVEPHLGRARGSFLTHWPAPQAALARRDPAEPRVALRFEMFVGGVELANAFDELTDPTEQRARFTHDVAERVRLHGADNAWPVDEDFLAALDHGMPAGSGIALGFDRLAMLASGARRIEDVLWLGGFPTVPD from the coding sequence ATGCCCCACTGGTCCCCCGAGCGGCTCGCCGCCCGCCTGCCCTTCCTCGACACCCGCGCAAGGCTGACGGCCGAAACCCGCGCCTGGCTGACCGCCCGCGGCTATCGCGAGGTGGAAACCCCCTGCCTCGTCCCTGCCCCGGGCATGGAGGTGCATCTGCGCGGCTTCCGCACGGCGTTCGAGCCGCATCTGGGCGCGGGGGCGGCGCAACCCCTCTGGCTGCGGACCTCGCCCGAACTGGCGCTGAAGCGGCTGCTGGTGGCCGGCGCCGGGCCGGTGTTCGAACTGGCCCGCGTCTGGCGCAATGGCGAGGTGGGCCGCACCCACGCCCCCGAATTCACCATGCTGGAATGGTATCGCCCCGGCCTGGCGCTGGATGGGCTGATGGACGAGGCCGAGGCCCTGGTCCGTGCCCTCTGCCCGCCCCGGGTCGCGCACAACGGGGTGGAGACGGACCTCACCCTGCCCTTCGAGCGCATCACCTGCGCCGAGGCCTTCACCCGTTGGGTGGGCCTGGACCTGCTCGCCAGCATCCGCCCCGATGGCAGCGGCGATGCGGCGGCGCTGGGGGCGAGGCCTGGTGAAAGCTGGGAGGACGCCTTCTTCCGCCTGCTGCTCGACCATGTGGAACCGCATCTGGGCCGCGCGCGCGGCAGCTTCCTGACCCATTGGCCCGCCCCCCAGGCCGCCCTCGCCCGGCGTGACCCGGCCGAGCCACGCGTGGCCTTGCGCTTCGAGATGTTCGTGGGTGGGGTGGAACTCGCCAACGCCTTCGACGAGTTGACCGACCCCACCGAACAACGCGCCCGCTTCACCCATGACGTGGCCGAGCGCGTGCGCCTGCACGGCGCCGACAACGCCTGGCCGGTGGATGAGGATTTCCTGGCCGCCCTCGACCACGGCATGCCCGCCGGCAGCGGCATCGCGCTGGGCTTCGATCGCCTCGCCATGCTGGCCAGCGGCGCGCGGCGCATCGAGGATGTGCTGTGGCTGGGCGGCTTCCCGACCGTGCCGGATTAA
- a CDS encoding aldo/keto reductase — translation MERRQLGHTGLEVSVIGYGCGAIGGLMVKGSAAEQDRAIGRALDQGITYFDTASAYGDGASERNLGRALRGLAANPVIGTKVRIFPEQRGDVAGTIAASLEASLARLGRERVDIFQLHNPITAAGTAPAFTADAILEQAVPALRRLQAQGKIGHYGITGLGDAPALLHVLEEGGFATAQMPYNLLNPSGVAPLKAGSDMPDLGGVIAGAAALGVGVMAIRVLAGGALSGTEARGPMGVPAPAPIASGADYAADVAAAQRFRPLVAAGFAADLVELALRFAAMPREISTILVGSGSVEEMDHAVAALTRGPLPPEALAMLETL, via the coding sequence ATGGAACGGCGGCAACTCGGACACACAGGGCTTGAGGTTTCGGTCATCGGCTATGGCTGCGGCGCCATCGGCGGCCTGATGGTGAAGGGCAGCGCGGCCGAGCAGGATCGCGCCATCGGCCGCGCGCTCGACCAGGGCATCACCTATTTCGACACCGCCAGCGCCTATGGCGACGGTGCCTCCGAGCGGAATCTCGGCCGCGCGCTGCGGGGGCTGGCCGCCAACCCCGTCATCGGCACCAAGGTCCGCATCTTCCCCGAGCAGCGCGGCGACGTGGCCGGCACCATCGCGGCCTCGCTGGAGGCGAGCCTCGCGCGGCTGGGGCGGGAGCGGGTGGACATCTTCCAGCTGCACAACCCCATCACCGCTGCGGGCACGGCACCGGCTTTCACCGCCGACGCCATCCTGGAGCAGGCCGTGCCGGCGCTGCGGCGCCTGCAGGCCCAGGGTAAGATCGGCCATTACGGCATCACGGGCCTGGGCGATGCGCCGGCCCTGCTGCATGTGCTGGAGGAAGGCGGCTTCGCCACCGCCCAGATGCCCTACAATCTGCTGAACCCGAGCGGTGTGGCGCCCCTTAAGGCCGGCTCCGACATGCCCGATCTCGGCGGCGTCATCGCCGGCGCGGCGGCGCTGGGCGTGGGCGTCATGGCCATCCGCGTGCTGGCCGGCGGCGCGCTGAGCGGCACCGAGGCGCGCGGGCCCATGGGCGTGCCGGCGCCGGCACCCATCGCCTCGGGCGCGGACTACGCGGCGGATGTGGCCGCCGCGCAGCGCTTCCGCCCGCTGGTGGCGGCGGGTTTCGCGGCGGATCTTGTGGAGCTGGCGCTGCGCTTCGCCGCCATGCCGCGCGAGATCAGCACCATCCTCGTCGGCAGCGGCAGCGTGGAGGAAATGGACCACGCCGTCGCCGCCCTGACGCGCGGCCCGCTGCCGCCCGAAGCCCTTGCCATGCTGGAGACCCTGTGA
- a CDS encoding lysine-2,3-aminomutase-like protein, which translates to MKRTLRSARDLAAAGLVTPARAAEIAPVETRYSVAVTPAMAALIAGGAADVAAQYLPDPAELVTAPHELDDPTADAPFTPIKGVVHRYPDRALLKPLLACPVYCRFCFRREAVGPDGGLLTEAELEAALDWFAATPAVREVILTGGDPLILSPRRLAHILARLSAIPHVELLRIHSRVPVAEPSRVTPELLAALTLETPLYLCVHANAAAEFTAEAGAALRALHGAGLVLLGQSVLLRGVNDSEAALEALFRAMLRHRVKPYYLHQLDPAPGTARFHVPEAEGLALLARLRGRVTGLSWPAYVREWPEGGGKYPLGMPAMQPGAGHPRRSG; encoded by the coding sequence ATGAAACGGACCCTTCGCAGCGCGCGCGACCTGGCGGCGGCCGGCCTTGTCACCCCCGCCCGCGCGGCCGAGATCGCGCCCGTCGAGACGCGCTATTCCGTGGCCGTCACCCCCGCCATGGCCGCGCTGATCGCGGGCGGCGCGGCCGATGTCGCCGCGCAATACCTGCCCGACCCGGCGGAGCTGGTCACGGCCCCGCATGAGCTGGACGACCCGACGGCGGATGCGCCCTTCACCCCCATCAAGGGCGTGGTGCACCGCTACCCGGATCGGGCGTTGCTGAAGCCCCTGCTGGCCTGCCCCGTCTATTGCCGCTTCTGCTTCCGGCGCGAGGCGGTGGGCCCCGATGGCGGCCTGCTGACCGAGGCGGAGCTGGAGGCGGCGCTGGACTGGTTCGCGGCCACCCCCGCGGTGCGCGAGGTGATCCTGACCGGCGGCGACCCGCTGATCCTCTCGCCGCGTCGGCTCGCGCATATCCTGGCGCGGCTGTCCGCCATTCCGCATGTCGAACTGCTGCGGATCCATTCCCGCGTGCCGGTGGCCGAGCCCTCGCGCGTCACGCCCGAGCTTCTGGCGGCGCTGACGCTGGAGACGCCGCTTTACCTCTGCGTCCACGCCAATGCGGCGGCCGAGTTCACGGCCGAAGCCGGGGCGGCGCTGCGCGCCCTGCACGGCGCGGGCCTGGTTCTGCTGGGGCAGAGCGTGCTGCTGCGTGGCGTGAACGACAGCGAGGCCGCGCTGGAAGCCCTGTTCCGCGCGATGCTGCGGCACCGGGTGAAGCCCTACTACCTCCACCAGCTCGATCCCGCGCCAGGGACGGCGCGCTTCCATGTGCCGGAGGCGGAGGGGCTGGCGCTGCTGGCCCGCCTTCGCGGGCGCGTGACGGGGCTTTCCTGGCCCGCCTATGTGCGCGAATGGCCGGAGGGGGGCGGGAAATACCCTCTCGGTATGCCCGCCATGCAGCCTGGGGCTGGACATCCGCGCCGATCCGGTTAG
- a CDS encoding malate/lactate/ureidoglycolate dehydrogenase, with translation MPRLSSEGLIALVAAMLGRVGAEAAVARQVAADLVEANLQGHDSHGMQLVPRYVANVEKGLITPNASAQQVGGMGALSLWDGGMGFGQVVGRQATAAGIAAAREHGLAGFGLRNTHHLGRIGAYAEMAVAEGLIGIFFVNAVSGVPFVAPFGGADGRMGTNPICIGIPKSPHPILLDFATSAIAVGKVKVAFNAGKQVPAGALVTHEGEASTDPAVIYGQGPRGALQPFGGHKGYGLALVCEILGGALTGGGTNQPATPNDRGIVNGMLGILLDPARLAESPAFAAEVDAISDHVMASAPGRVILPGEPERRARAERVAQGIPLDDVTWGDLSATATRLGLPEAEIRAAILA, from the coding sequence ATGCCCCGTCTGTCTTCCGAGGGGCTGATCGCCCTCGTCGCCGCCATGCTGGGCCGCGTCGGCGCCGAGGCGGCGGTGGCGCGCCAAGTGGCGGCCGATTTGGTGGAGGCTAACCTCCAGGGCCATGACAGCCACGGCATGCAGCTCGTGCCGCGCTATGTGGCGAATGTGGAGAAGGGCCTCATCACCCCCAACGCCAGCGCGCAACAGGTGGGCGGCATGGGCGCGTTGTCGCTGTGGGATGGCGGGATGGGCTTCGGCCAGGTGGTCGGCCGCCAGGCGACGGCGGCGGGCATCGCGGCCGCGCGGGAGCACGGGCTGGCGGGCTTCGGGCTGCGGAACACCCACCACCTCGGCCGCATCGGCGCCTATGCCGAGATGGCGGTGGCCGAGGGGCTGATCGGGATCTTCTTCGTGAATGCCGTCAGTGGCGTGCCCTTCGTGGCGCCCTTCGGCGGCGCGGATGGGCGGATGGGCACCAACCCCATCTGCATCGGCATTCCCAAATCCCCGCACCCCATCCTGTTGGATTTCGCCACCAGCGCCATCGCCGTCGGCAAGGTGAAGGTGGCCTTCAACGCCGGCAAGCAGGTGCCCGCCGGCGCGCTGGTGACGCATGAGGGCGAGGCCAGCACCGACCCCGCCGTGATCTACGGCCAAGGCCCGCGCGGCGCGCTGCAGCCCTTCGGCGGGCACAAGGGCTATGGCTTGGCGCTGGTCTGCGAAATCCTGGGCGGGGCGCTGACGGGCGGCGGCACCAACCAGCCCGCCACGCCCAATGACCGCGGCATCGTGAACGGCATGCTGGGCATCCTGCTGGACCCCGCGCGGCTGGCGGAAAGCCCGGCCTTCGCCGCCGAGGTGGACGCCATCAGCGACCACGTCATGGCCAGCGCGCCGGGCCGCGTCATCCTCCCCGGCGAGCCGGAAAGGCGCGCGCGGGCGGAGCGTGTGGCGCAGGGCATCCCGCTGGATGACGTGACCTGGGGCGACCTTTCGGCCACGGCCACGCGGCTGGGCTTGCCGGAGGCGGAGATCCGGGCGGCGATCCTCGCCTAG
- a CDS encoding sensor domain-containing diguanylate cyclase, with translation MMPAAAIPPHEAQRLAALRAYGMLDGACDSVLDDVVQLAARLTSMPMALVTLIDSDRQVLLARKGVDMSETPRDVSFCAHAILTPDQPMIVSDMSRDPRAADNPYVTGPPHLRAYLGIPLVNSEGYALGALCVLDEVVREHDANMVATMQSLARTVVTTLELRRVMRQVHNLALTDALTGLANRPALMDALGRAIGPGAGFSVLCLDLDGFKGLNDSQGHAVGDLALTEVAQELRLACGTGDVAARLGGDEFALLLASGEAEPMAERVRTGIARRMAAQGWAVTASIGGVTFHAPPEDAASALAMADALLYEAKRGGRNRAVLRVSEQAPLG, from the coding sequence ATGATGCCTGCTGCTGCCATTCCACCGCATGAAGCCCAACGCCTGGCGGCGCTGCGCGCCTATGGCATGCTGGATGGGGCCTGCGACTCGGTGCTGGACGATGTGGTGCAGCTGGCCGCGCGGCTGACCTCCATGCCCATGGCGCTGGTGACGCTGATCGATTCCGACCGGCAGGTGCTGCTGGCGCGCAAGGGCGTGGACATGAGCGAGACGCCGCGCGACGTCTCCTTCTGCGCCCATGCCATCCTGACGCCCGACCAGCCCATGATCGTCTCCGACATGTCGCGCGACCCGCGCGCCGCGGACAACCCCTATGTGACCGGGCCGCCGCATCTGCGCGCCTATCTCGGCATTCCGCTGGTGAACAGCGAGGGCTATGCGCTGGGCGCGCTGTGCGTGCTGGACGAGGTGGTGCGCGAACACGACGCCAACATGGTCGCGACCATGCAGAGCCTGGCCCGCACCGTGGTGACCACGCTGGAACTGCGCCGCGTGATGCGCCAGGTCCACAACCTGGCCCTGACCGATGCGCTGACCGGGCTGGCCAACCGCCCAGCCCTGATGGATGCGCTGGGGCGGGCCATCGGGCCAGGGGCGGGCTTCTCGGTGCTCTGCCTCGACCTGGATGGGTTCAAGGGGCTGAATGACAGCCAGGGCCACGCGGTGGGCGACCTCGCCCTGACCGAGGTGGCGCAGGAGCTGCGGCTGGCCTGCGGCACAGGCGATGTGGCGGCGCGGCTGGGCGGCGATGAATTCGCGCTGCTGCTGGCCTCCGGCGAGGCGGAACCCATGGCCGAGCGCGTCCGCACCGGCATCGCCCGGCGCATGGCCGCGCAGGGCTGGGCGGTGACGGCCTCGATCGGGGGCGTCACCTTCCACGCCCCGCCCGAGGACGCCGCTTCCGCCTTGGCCATGGCGGATGCGCTGCTCTACGAAGCCAAGCGCGGCGGGCGGAACCGGGCGGTGCTGCGCGTGTCCGAACAGGCGCCGCTGGGTTAA
- a CDS encoding ABC transporter ATP-binding protein has translation MLEVEGLHAHYGRAHILQGVTLAARQGEVVALLGRNGAGKSTTMKSIMGMVRPSQGQVRFEGRDLAGREPFEIARAGIGYVPEERRIFTELTVMENLDVGRRPPRPGQQAWTEERVFALFPSLGAMRARPGGRMSGGEQQMLTIGRTLMGNPRLILLDEPSEGLAPVIIERMADAILALKREGLTVLLSEQNLHFARLVSDRACVLEKGQIRWEGTLEALMADEAVKQQYLVA, from the coding sequence ATGCTGGAGGTGGAGGGCCTGCACGCGCATTACGGCCGCGCGCATATTCTGCAAGGCGTCACGCTCGCCGCGCGGCAGGGCGAGGTGGTGGCGCTGCTCGGCCGCAACGGCGCGGGCAAGAGCACCACCATGAAGTCCATCATGGGAATGGTGCGACCCAGCCAAGGCCAGGTGCGCTTCGAGGGCCGGGACCTGGCGGGGCGCGAGCCCTTCGAGATCGCCCGCGCCGGCATCGGCTATGTGCCGGAGGAGCGGCGCATCTTCACCGAGCTGACGGTGATGGAGAACCTCGATGTCGGCCGCCGCCCGCCTCGCCCGGGGCAGCAGGCCTGGACGGAGGAGCGTGTCTTCGCCCTCTTCCCGAGCCTCGGCGCCATGCGCGCGCGGCCGGGCGGGCGGATGAGCGGGGGCGAGCAGCAGATGCTCACCATCGGCCGCACGCTGATGGGCAATCCGCGGCTGATCCTGCTGGACGAACCTTCCGAGGGCCTGGCCCCCGTCATCATCGAGCGCATGGCGGACGCCATCCTGGCGCTGAAGCGGGAGGGGCTGACGGTGCTGCTGTCCGAGCAGAACCTGCATTTCGCGCGCCTGGTCAGCGACCGCGCCTGCGTGCTGGAGAAGGGCCAGATCCGCTGGGAGGGCACGCTGGAGGCGCTGATGGCGGATGAGGCGGTGAAGCAGCAATACCTGGTGGCCTGA
- a CDS encoding ABC transporter permease: MRLRPNLLIGGTLLGFVFVVAATALVWTPYDPVRTNLRRRLVPPSSDYWLGTDEFGRDVVSRLMEGAVTSLTVAASTVLVALVLGMAIGLAGGFLRGWTDRILGAINDTLLAFPGILLALGLLAVLGPSRWGIVLALGLAYAPSVARVVRGTVLSIREREFVEASRALGNSEAYTLLRHVLPHTAAPVTVLATSLFGWVILSESALSFLGLGVPPPAATWGNMLASARPFMQDAPILSIAPGVMIAICLLGVNLLGDALRDLLDPRDRA; the protein is encoded by the coding sequence ATGCGGCTGCGCCCCAATTTGCTCATCGGCGGCACGCTGCTGGGCTTCGTCTTCGTCGTGGCGGCCACGGCCCTGGTCTGGACGCCCTATGACCCGGTGCGGACCAACCTCCGCCGCCGCCTGGTGCCGCCTTCCTCCGACTATTGGCTGGGCACCGATGAGTTCGGCCGCGACGTCGTCTCGCGCCTGATGGAGGGCGCCGTCACCAGCCTCACCGTCGCCGCGTCCACCGTGCTGGTGGCGCTGGTGCTGGGCATGGCCATCGGCCTCGCCGGCGGCTTCCTGCGCGGCTGGACGGACCGCATCCTGGGCGCCATCAACGACACGCTGCTGGCCTTCCCGGGCATCCTGCTGGCGCTGGGGCTGCTGGCGGTGCTGGGGCCGTCGCGCTGGGGAATCGTGCTGGCACTGGGGCTGGCCTACGCGCCCTCGGTCGCGCGGGTGGTGCGCGGCACGGTGCTGTCCATCCGCGAGCGGGAATTCGTCGAGGCGTCGCGCGCGCTGGGCAATTCCGAGGCCTACACCCTGCTGCGCCATGTGCTGCCGCACACCGCCGCACCCGTGACGGTGCTGGCCACCTCCCTCTTCGGCTGGGTGATCCTGTCGGAGAGCGCGCTCTCCTTCCTCGGCCTCGGCGTGCCGCCGCCGGCGGCGACATGGGGCAACATGCTGGCCTCCGCGCGGCCCTTCATGCAGGACGCGCCCATCCTCTCCATCGCGCCGGGCGTCATGATCGCCATCTGCTTGCTGGGCGTGAACCTGCTGGGCGACGCGCTGCGCGACCTGCTCGACCCGAGGGACCGCGCATGA
- a CDS encoding N-carbamoyl-D-amino-acid hydrolase, whose translation MPRLVTLAAAQLGPIQKAEGRDVAVGRMVRLMERAHKRGVEVVVFPELALTTFFPRWYEEDISRADHWYEHAMPSNETAPLFEAARKYGIGFHLGYAEKTPDGRRFNTAIYVHPSGEVVLKYRKVHLPGHRDFDPIRKVQHLEKRYFEVGDLGFPVIRAPVGGQEANIGMMICNDRRWPEAWREMGLQQVEIVMLGYNTPSLNMDNRGFEAHHLRVEHSHLSIRSGCYQNACFGVATAKGGTEDGHELFGHSIIVNPQGEIMAQATSWGDELITADCDLDDCNLGRTTIFNFAAHRRPEAYQRITTQVGSEAPAVWKPGQG comes from the coding sequence ATGCCCCGTCTCGTCACCCTCGCCGCCGCGCAATTGGGACCCATCCAGAAGGCCGAGGGCCGCGACGTGGCCGTGGGCCGCATGGTCCGCCTCATGGAGCGCGCGCACAAGCGCGGCGTGGAGGTGGTGGTCTTCCCCGAACTGGCGCTGACCACCTTCTTCCCCCGCTGGTATGAGGAGGACATCAGCCGCGCCGACCACTGGTATGAGCACGCGATGCCCTCTAACGAGACGGCGCCGCTGTTCGAGGCGGCGCGGAAATACGGCATCGGCTTCCATCTGGGCTATGCCGAGAAGACGCCGGACGGGCGCCGCTTCAACACCGCGATCTATGTGCACCCCTCGGGCGAGGTGGTGCTGAAGTACCGCAAGGTCCATCTGCCCGGCCACCGCGACTTCGACCCCATCCGCAAGGTGCAGCACCTGGAGAAGCGGTATTTCGAGGTGGGCGATCTTGGCTTCCCCGTGATCCGCGCGCCGGTGGGCGGGCAGGAGGCCAATATCGGCATGATGATCTGCAATGACCGCCGCTGGCCCGAGGCCTGGCGCGAGATGGGGCTGCAGCAGGTCGAGATCGTGATGCTCGGCTACAACACCCCCAGCCTGAACATGGACAATCGCGGCTTCGAGGCGCACCACCTGCGGGTGGAGCATTCGCACCTCTCCATCCGCTCGGGCTGCTACCAGAATGCCTGCTTCGGCGTGGCCACCGCCAAGGGTGGCACCGAGGATGGGCATGAGCTGTTCGGCCATTCCATCATCGTGAACCCGCAGGGCGAGATCATGGCCCAGGCCACCTCCTGGGGCGATGAGCTCATCACCGCCGATTGCGACCTGGATGACTGCAACCTCGGCCGCACGACCATCTTCAACTTCGCCGCCCATCGCCGGCCGGAGGCCTATCAGCGCATCACCACCCAGGTGGGCAGCGAAGCGCCGGCGGTGTGGAAGCCGGGGCAGGGCTGA